A part of Cannabis sativa cultivar Pink pepper isolate KNU-18-1 chromosome 6, ASM2916894v1, whole genome shotgun sequence genomic DNA contains:
- the LOC133039259 gene encoding uncharacterized protein LOC133039259 → MYTGKEDPLSHLKYFEMQMDLQGARGDVCCRVFPATLSEAAQKWYFKLVLEKFNSWKAFSSEFHAQLSSSFQLPLHLGAQVKVKKRPGESLRAYISRFMMEATKVARVTEDDKLSAILGGIEVIGELSKDIKKNGQVDSMSDFLDRTEGFIKLEEAIQRAEVEQKPGWPKASSAETSVQLPQYPRNSSSGGKRSNNKNRQGNGKKGKFTGKTEQTPRENPTKFIAFTILTEDIESVYMATNR, encoded by the coding sequence ATGTACACTGGGAAAGAAGATCCCTTATCCCACCTCAAGTATTTCGAAATGCAAATGGACCTGCAAGGAGCACGAGGAGATGTATGCTGCAGAGTTTTTCCTGCCACCCTCTCAGAGGCCGCTCaaaaatggtatttcaagttggtgCTTGAAAAGTTCAACTCATGGAAGGCTTTCTCCTCGGAGTTCCATGCACAACTCTCCTCTTCTTTCCAGCTTCCGTTGCACCTAGGAGCTCAAGTCAAAGTGAAGAAAAGACCAGGAGAATCTCTCCGAGcctacatcagcagattcatgatggAGGCAACTAAGGTTGCACGGGTGACCGAAGACGACAAGTTgtccgcgatactggggggcattgaagttaTTGGTGAACTTTCGAAGGATATCAAGAAGAACGGACAAGTAGATTCAATGAGTGACTTCCTTGACCGCACAGAAGGTTTTATTAAGcttgaagaagccattcagcgGGCAGAAGTTGAGCAAAAACCTGGCTGGCCAAAAGCTTCCTCTGCTGAGACATCCGTCCAGCTCCCCCAATACCCAAGAAATTCAAGCTCGGGTGGTAAACGGTCCAACAACAAAAATAGGCAAGGAAATGGGAAAAAGGGAAAGTTCACTGGCAAGACCGAACAAACTCCCAGGGAGAATCCTACCAAGTTTATTGCATTTACCATCTTGACagaagatatagaaagtgtgtatATGGCTACTAATCGTTAg
- the LOC133039257 gene encoding uncharacterized protein LOC133039257 yields MIAYLSKIHDLLAQFKSYALRQILREENTTADALARLACCNVSDRANLVPIQFLEEPNITGIEEIEMMDASPNWMTPIATYLNTRELPDYRNEVRKMRRKAARYIIVEGIMYKRGF; encoded by the coding sequence ATGATAGcttatctgagcaaaatacacgaTCTGCTCGCACAGTTCAAAAGTTATGCTCTCAGGCAAATTCTAagggaagaaaacacaactGCTGACGCATTAGCTCGACTTGCGTGTTGTAATGTCAGTGATAGAGCGAATCTGGTTCCTATTCAGTTTCTTGAAGAACCTAACATCACTGGCATAGAAGAGATCGAAATGATGGATgcatccccaaactggatgacgccaatagcaaCCTACCTTAATACTAGGGAACTCCCAGATTATAGAAATGAAGTTCGAAAGATGAGAAGGAAGGCTGCACGGTAcatcatagtagagggaattatgtacaAACGAGGATTCTGA
- the LOC133039258 gene encoding uncharacterized protein LOC133039258 codes for MPGHFKRECPQLRPEAPRAPAMPTPARVFAITQADADASPSVVTGQILINDSFYSVLFDSGATRSYVAARVFSKLGRPFDRYESGFGTLLPGGELVISNRWIRSMPIRIDGRELSADLIEMSLVEFDIILGMDFLSKYSASIDCKRKMVVFQPESEEPFVFVGSVQGSRIPVISAMSARELLHGGCLGFLAVVVDTTRPDTVRPEDIRVVREFLDVFPDK; via the exons atgcccgggcacttcaagagggaatgtccccagctccggccagaggcaccgagagctccagcgatgcccactccagccagggtattcgcgatcacgcaggctgatgcagatgccagcccatcagttgttacaggtcagattcttattaacgactcgttttattcagtgctgtttgattctggggctacacgttcttatgtggcggccagagtctttagtaagttgggtagaccctttgatagatatgagtcagggtttggaaccttgttacctggcggagaattggttatctccaataggtggattaggtctatgccgatcaggatagatggtagagagttaagcgctgatctgatagagatgagcttagtcgaattcgatattattttaggaatggatttcctatctaaatattcggcgagcattgattgcaagaggaagatggtggtcttccaaccggaaagtgaagaaccgttcgtatttgtgggttcggttcagggatctcggatcccggtgatctcggctatgtcagcgagagaattattgcacggtgggtgcttagggtttctggccgtggtggtggacaccactcggccagacaccgttcggccagaggacatcagagtagttcgggaatttttggacgtttttcccg acaagtGA